The stretch of DNA AGATTGCCAAGAACTCAAGTAAAAGAGAATCACATACACAGATTAATCAACTGCATTTATTTAGTGCAATTTTACTTCAGCGATGTAGCTAACAGTGGTGGATGCAACATGTATCCATCAAACAAGTtatttgtgtgtgtgtcaaGGCTCTCTTTGGAGGTAATAATAAACTCAAAAAGtgcatattgatttttttatatatatttatagtgtaATTTCCAATGAACAGTAGTGCAATTGGCTGTATTTACAGTACATTTTTTAATACCTCGCTCTATGGCAGGGTTTGCCTTCTGGGATGCAGTAAGGGCTGGTTAGCTGTGGCAAACCATGAAAAACCGCGcaaaatgtataaaaaattcaaagtatttttaaaatttatttgaattggTGGTGTTAACGCTCGGTTTCCATTACTACCCCGGCAGTTTGCTTAACCCTGCTATCTGGTAGTTTCCAGAATGCAATTTTTAATTCTGGTAATCTAAATTGTTTTCACAACAAGCATTTTTGGGAAATTTGCTTTTCCTATATTTTGCTCCTGTCAAGATTTGGAAGTTAGGATTAATATATTCATCTTGTTTAGTAGAAATCTAATCATTTGCAGTTAAAATAagctaaaaactaaaattttacatgagCAGGATCATCGTGCAAGGCAGCTTGTTGCAGTGGCTGGGGTGGGAGTGATGACAAGTTAATTTGCAAATcctataaaaggaaataaacaGTTCTCAGGTATGGTGCAAAACAACTGTTTAATCAAATTAGATACATCATAGTGTATCTCCAAAAATAATGTAGATTTGTTGTGTCAATTTTGTCAGGTACTAGTTAATTTGCAGTGTCATTTTTTCCTGGATTTGATTATAGCATTATGACTTACATAATAGCCTCTGAAATATTTGCCAACATTTTCCCCTGTGATCATGCATGCTTGCTTACTTGtgaatatatatgtctagattttttagtatccatatgaatctagataatactaaaaagtcttaatTGTGAAACAGGAAGCACACAAGTAGACAGTCCCGCGATTTATTCTTAGGGAGCTGCACTTAATTGAAAACCATCCTAGTGAACAGAACCATTAATCACCAACGATAGACGCCTTTCGAGGAACATGAATTATTCATGAGTGTTAGTGGACAGGGAAAACACCACACACGCACTAGGTGGGGTGACCTTTCATATATGTAGCTAATATGGCTTGGGGTACAAATACAGTATACTTACACTATACCATCTAATAATAAGCACAGTGCTTCAAGCCATACAGTGTAAAACTGTAAACCAGGAGATGCACACTAATATTCCGTGTGCCAGTTCATCCCACCTGACATTTTCCTGGATCTTCCCCAGTCATAAGAAGTTTCttgcctcaaaaaaaaaaaagaagaagaagtttCTGCATGCATAATATGTAGTTCCTCAACAACGTAGAGACGACGCCGATCACGGTCTGATTCCAGAGTTGCAGGCCAGTCTGAAAACTGTGAACTGGAAGCTGAGTGAGATGAACGAACTGTTGATGGAGGGAAATCACTGGCTGCCAGCAGGTGTCTCGTCCTGTATATGAGAACGGCTACACGCGGACTCAAATCCATAACGTCAGTTCCCTGCCTTTTGTCTCGTGATGGTTTCATATGTCGCTGCCCTGCCCCTATATGGGATTTGGGATCTTTGCTATGTTGTTGGAGGAACTGAATAATGTTATTGAGGGCCTGTGAAGATGGAGTCGTAGGCCCGCTAGTTTGCTACAGTTTTTCTTTGGTTTATCAAGTCCCCCGGAGCATGCATTTGTAACCATGTTTGATACTCTCTACGTAAGGTAAGCTTGTAATGTTTAacaatttgtcttatttaaaaaattatagaaatattatttattttgcttgtgacttactttattataaaaaaaactttaagcatgacttactatttttttatatttgttctaaatttttaaataaaacgaatggttaattattaaaaaaaaatcaaacatcttatgttaTGAAACGGACGTACTATATAATAAAGATGTGCCTCAGTATTGTTGTGGTGTATCCTAGCCTTCCCTGGAACAGGGATCTATTTTTGTTCCGGTCATCAGCCTCGCCGGGTCGTCCATACGTCTGAGCTCCTCCGACGTGAGCCGTTTCTTACCTCCTGCAGCGTAAGGTGGTGACATGTGGGGAAGGCGTTCATGGCGGAAGAGCGCGGGGGAGCTGCTAATTTTTCTTCAGGCAAATTCGCGTTCCAGAACCAAGAGCTGCCGTCCATCCGAATTTCATGGCCATTCGAATTCGTAGTTTGGGCTCGGACACGATGTCACTGTTTGAAAAGACACCTGGGGTTCATGGACTTATTTGTGGCAATCGATATGAAAGACAATCAATTCTGAGAATTAGTGGTGGATGTTTTAaaagtacatatttttattctatcaTATACTGATCTACGATTTATAATGAAGTCATTACAACAAGATTTCATATGGTTATATTCCTTTAAAAATAcattcttttacttttttttgcaatgaATCTTTTCGGAGTTGCATATATTGTTAATTGAATGGTTCAATTAGTATTTTATGACGTTTCACTAGGTTTTTTTTGGCATTATTTCATACTCTTATCTTTGATTTCTTCCAAATATACTGATGTTTCATTGGTCGAGGTCTTGAGGATGGATTCTTCATATGCGAAAGCTAAATGGTTCAATTTATAATCTAATTGtgtttcaatattttaatatattgaaaCAATTTTTTGATACAGTGGTGAAACATTTTTCTATTAGCGGCGAAACATTGAAGATCGATGTTTTATCTTTCAAAAACTAACGTTTGATACTGTCAAGCAAAAAGGCCTCAAATTGTGACTTAAATGTGTTtcattattttaatagttgaaatatttttgagtGAGCAATGAAATAACTATGTGATAAAATACCGCCTCATTTTTTGCAAACAATCAGATGCCTGTTGTAGTTGGATCCAAAACATTCCCTTTCAGCCTTACTCCTATTCCTATAGACCATGTTGGATCATTGCAAGTCTGCTTTGCAATGCACAGATATATAGTGCTTAACGATGAAGTACATATAGCAcacttccaaaaaaaaaagagccaaAAAAAGTGATGTGGTCATCGTTTTGCTTTTtgagtaaaaaaagaaaacaatatattttacatacCAAAAATAAtgtgtgaataaaacttttagagtaaagtacatggccggtccttaaacttatgACGCGATACCACTTAGgtctataaacttagaaaatacacgtttagattcatgaactcgttttaatgtctaaaatcatggacATGTAtagtacattaaaacgagttcatggacctggatggtatattaaaacaagtttataggcctggatggtacattaaaacaagttcatggatctaaatgtgtattttttaagtttatgaaCCTAAGTGGTACCACACCACACGTTTAAGGACCAGCCATATATTTTactcaaacttttatatacatgttattaataatctaaaagcaaaggctaaacAATAAACTACgaagaaaaaccttaaaattagctttaaatttaagatcaaaaattaaaaatttatcttataaaaataaacaaaaacaaaaatattacgCCGTGAGTAAGTAAAGTCATTCTGACACAAGTGATCACTGTCACTCCACTTCAATCAACTCAAGCAAGAGTACTCCCTAGTTACTAGCTACATGATGGCCATCTCATCAGCTCGATCAGCCGCTATACCAAGATTTGATCATGGCGCAGGAGCCCAGCACAAGAAGTAACAACAGTTACACGGTAGCagcaacaagaagaagaagaagaaagagagttCAGAGAACAATGCGGTGAGAAGAAGCTTTCGCTTTTGAGGACCAGTACCTACAGATGTCGTAGTGCTGATATAGAGAATATACCGATGATGGCGAAGCCcatgaggaggacgaggaaATAAACCCCTGGATGGGCAATCACTACATCTATTTAATTCAGAAAATAATGTATGATAAATATGTCAACACAGTATATGTGATACAACCATTATCTTTATGATTGTCTCCAGATCATATCACTAACACGTACATCCAACAAAACTCACAAAGATAGCAGATAACCCGGCCAAAAAGCCAGATGTCGTAGGGCAATCACAACAAAACACTTTTGAGGACCAGTGAAGGACCTAGGGAGGGAGGGCTTGAACTAGGACCTACATCTACAGATGTCGTAGTGCTGATATAGAGAATATACAGATGATGGCGAAGCCcatgaggaggacgaggaaATAAACCCCTGGATGGGTGATctcaggcggcgacggcggcggcggttgtacgaacagcggcggcggtcgtaCGGTCATCGGTGGCTCCTGGCGATCTGACAAACGCAGAATGCGATAGATGAACAGGTCAGTCACAGGGTAGCATTGGGAAGGAAGATTGAGAGGAGGGCAAACACTACATCTATTTCAGAAATTAATGCATGATAAATATGTTCATCTAACGTACCTCCAACATAACTCGCAACGATAGCAGATAGCCCGGCCAAAATGCCGCCGCCGATGACACATCTAGTCATCCATaatccgctgccgccggcaaTCTCTTCATTGTACCGCGAGACCAAGCCATCAAAATCATGCAGCTGCTCCAATTTGAGAGCAGCCGCGTCGACACTGGAGAAGAAAGTATATGCCCCTGCAAAGAAAGATCAATGGAGATGCATATTGAGATCGAATTCAGACCACAGCTAACCGAAAATTCACAAATTAGTATAAACATACTAGAAAGCGCAGGAAGGCAGAGAATAACGACCCCTGCAGCAACAACTCCAAGAACCAAAATGTGGCGCCGAGCAATGGCTAGGGGCTGGACCGTGCTGGACCGTGCGGCGGGCGAGGTCTGGGTGAAGATCTCCCTCAAGCCGGAGAGGCGTAGATTGCCGGAGCACGGAGGGCTAGctgaggagaggagagacccCAGGTCGCCGGTGCGGGGGATCTGAGGTCGCAGGTATGGCGGAGTACCTGAAAGAAACCCTCCCGACGTGCGGCCCTCTGACGGGggacggaggaggagatcgtcgTTGTGCATAGGTTGATGACGTGACTCAAGGGGATTAGGCTGCAGAATGCAGACGAATGAAAACCATTAGAAGATGCAGAATATAGGTGCCAAGAACTGACAGCTGAAAGAGCACATTCCTGACAGTGAGAAACTCTTAAAACTTGTAAGAACACCCAAACATGGTATAATTTCATGGAAATTCTCAGTTAACTTCTAACAGATAGTGCCAACCTTATCTATTGAGATTAGAACCAATGCAGTGATCAAAGTAACAAGAGTTTTAGTGCAAAAGACAACTTGAACTAACAAATTTCACGCGAAAATTGAGAGAAAAATCAGTCCACATTCCATATTTGACACAGTTCTCATTGTGTGGTATCCAATTCCCAGATCCTTACATCTTTTGCAATAAGCAATATCCACACAGACATTGAAAACTTAGTGTGTGCAGAAACATAGACATGATACAAGATTTGAATGGATATTCACCATAAGATTTACAGTAGAGTAGATTGATCTTAGTATGGAAGTGTGGGATGTGTatattggaatttttttcttttttaatggtcactgggggggggggggtggagAGTTTCCCCACCCTGAATTGTATTAGAATAAAAAGATCGCCGCGATTACCACCAGAGACACAAGTGGAATGGAAAAGAAGGCAGTAGAGAAAAACAGAAGGgacaaagaagaagaaatacaTTGGATAATTTAATCGACTACTTGAAGCAAGTAGTTGTTCACTTGTGGTTCTGACCAACTCGAACTATAATAGAGCATCAGGAAAATGACAACATATTAATATTCCATGTTATATGGTTTTGTAAAAGGTTACTaatgaagaaaattttgttaggTGTGGAGAGTGAAGACTCATGTGACGGGTAGGTAGACATTTGTTGACATAACATATATGTAAGGAAAGGTGGCATAGAGGAATAAAAACGGTATGGTGTAACTTGTCCATAACTAAAGAAGGGGAAAGTTACATGTAATGTACCATTGCATGGGCCATATCCAGATTAGCATAGGGTGTCTCATAATCTGTTGGAGGTGTTGCTATCATTGTCTGGCTACCTGTACTAGTAGCCGAGGTTTCTTGCTGGTCCTCTGGTTCACCTTGCCTCTGCTGTTTTTGCCACTCATCAGCTCCATAGTTGTCTGCAAGGGAAAGCAAACATGTACCAAGTGATGTTACATCAATATTTCAGCAATTCCCTTTTACATGTCTGATTGATCAACATACTGCAGAGTGTATGTCAACGCTTACTGGATGAACACCTAATATTTCCATAATCTGACCAGCTATAAAGTTGTGGCATGACAGGCTGCGGCTGATGTTTGTCAATACTAATGGCAGGTGCATCCCAGCGTGGGTACAAAAATTACCTTCTATACCTGGTATTTCCTAATACTAATTCATGGCACAAATGTCACTGTTTTCTTGGGCTAATCCATAACCGTAATGCGTGCACAATACAGACAATGGAGTTTACAGTGCATCTATCATTATTATGATTATATTCATAACAGAAAACTACCCCACCATTTAAACATCAGTAGTAATATATAGGGAAACATTAGATGGAACAGGCATACCTGAAACATCATGGACTAGAGAAGTCATGGCTTGTTCTTTTTGCAGAGTGAAGCAGAATCAGGATTGTAGTTAGTCAGAGGAAACAGATGCCAACTACCCAGCTTCCGATGTGCTTCAAGCACACCACACTTCCTGCAAATCAACAAAATTGAAGCTTTCCGTGATCGCCTAAGCACAACAAGACCAAAACATCGCAGATACTCAGCACAAAAACTTCCATTCAAACTACAACAAAGTTAGTATTTACAACAAAGAGGAGTAGTTTTCAAGAAAGATAGGGGACTAATACACATGTAAATCTAGGTCTGATACATAACACCTCAACAAgagaaaaacgaaaatataTAAGGCGAGAAAATCTACAGACTGAATTAAAAGTAGCAGGCCAAGATTCTCTAATTGGTGTGAAAATTGTCAAAACGAAGACCAGATACATATTTATCAAGAAAAGATTATCCAATTATGGAGTGGTATCTTTGACCTCCATGCCTCCCTCACGCCTCAGTAGCCACACAACCAACTACCTCCGCGAGAGCATCACGCACGAACCGCACGGAACCCGCCACCGGATTCtacccggcggcgacgaccccCGCGCACGAACTTCAGCGGCCGGAATCAAGAAGCGGGGGGAAATAAACAAGCACGCGCCCGCAACAGGAAGAGGAaagcctccctccctccctccggcTGATTGCGCAAACCATGCAGAACAGTAGAGAAGAGCGTCGGCGAGGGAGAAGCGGGGTGAGCGCGGGCATGTGGACTCACTGGGGACAATCCAGAAGAGCGGATGCGCGGGACGAAGAGAGGGGTCTCTCCGGCGAGGCGAGACGATCcttctccggcgacggcgagacgatccttctccggcgacggcgacggcgacgggggaGAGGCGAGGCGAGCCGAGGAGGAAATGACGCGAGGAAGGAAATTTCCTTTGGGAGAAGGGAAACCCGAGGAGCGCGTGATCTGGGGCGTCGGTTCGATGGACCGGGAGGACGGACGGCCGGGATGCGGCCCACGCGCCGCGCGTGTGGCTGCCGAGGTGGTTCAAAAAGGCTACTTAGCGAGCACTCGCGCGGACAGGTCCTGCGCGTACAGGTCCAAATCAGCCCAAAACATGgattttttatactttgtagtttatatttatattttatgtgtataaagtttatatgtataaatttattcatataaaaatgtatatgtattaagtttatatctataattttttgtgtattatataatatttgtatttattagatttttaatattgaaGAGTTTGTATGCATAAAGATATTAAGTTCATATACCTAAAATTTATGGTTATAAAGCTTTTTatgcctataaaatttataggcCTAAAGTGTGTATAGGCGTGGGGCGAGCGCTCGCCCGAGCATAGACCAACACGAGGTGGTtgcccctctctcttcccGTCCGCCTCACGTCCCTGCTACGTCATCCTTCTCTCGACTGACGTCACTATGTGACATCTGCAGTCaatacttatatatttgtCACGATATATCGCttaattctagtttatttttagttttgatataatatttgGTTATTCCACCGCACCACGGCAGCGGATTTGAATTGTGATTGAGCGCAACTGATATCATATGATTTACACGCGATTTGCTTTGCAACACGGACGACGGGAACAGTGCCCActgttataataaaaaaaataggtatatatatatagagttttgcTAAAATGAGTCACGACTTATGGGCTGCTCTGTGAGTCGAggtcaaaaacatattaaatcacctctaaattttgatttatatggcttaATACattctttatatcaaaatcttgtagcacacaaaaattttccttttttaagatttttaagtatttgtttgaatttttaaaagtgacatatacaatattaataaaataatcaatgtattatgtatcattttaaaaaatctcaaataaatacttaaaaatcttcaaaaatggaaaatttttgtgtgctacaagattttgatacaaagAATCTATAGAGGtgatttaatatgtttttagaccccgactcacggagcAGTCCGTGAGTCGCgactcaccgtagctagactatatatatagcaagacTAATACGTACACTCCTTAGTATATGCTACTTTATATCCCCTCACTTCCAAGGTCTTCCAAGGTCTCCCAAGGCTCATCCCACCTCCCACCCTTCTTTCCAAAGCCCAAAAATCACCCCCACTTTTCAAATAGACGCGATTGGACAAAGGTGGGGTGGGGAGGAGGTCAAAAGACGGGTTTGACTGATGGGGGAGAGGTTTAAAACATGCTAGGAGAGAGGTATTGGGCCCTAAGAAGGGGGTGGAGGTGGATTTGAGCCTTGTGAGGAGGGGGCATAGAATACTTTATTCTAAGGGTGTTAACgtcaaattttgataaattgccattatggattgaaacacagtaaaagaccgaatcggacaagaaaggATGAAT from Oryza brachyantha chromosome 12, ObraRS2, whole genome shotgun sequence encodes:
- the LOC107305386 gene encoding uncharacterized protein LOC107305386 codes for the protein MTSLVHDVSDNYGADEWQKQQRQGEPEDQQETSATSTGSQTMIATPPTDYETPYANLDMAHAMPNPLESRHQPMHNDDLLLRPPSEGRTSGGFLSGTPPYLRPQIPRTGDLGSLLSSASPPCSGNLRLSGLREIFTQTSPAARSSTVQPLAIARRHILVLGVVAAGVVILCLPALSRAYTFFSSVDAAALKLEQLHDFDGLVSRYNEEIAGGSGLWMTRCVIGGGILAGLSAIVASYVGDRQEPPMTVRPPPLFVQPPPPSPPEITHPGVYFLVLLMGFAIICIFSISALRHL